One window of Candidatus Methylomirabilis sp. genomic DNA carries:
- the trxB gene encoding thioredoxin-disulfide reductase, translated as MGTPAEDVIILGSGPAGLTAALYTARANLRPLVIEGNETGGQLVLTTLVENYPGYPDGLMGPDLISRMRQQAERFGARFVKGDVTASDLSSNPFTLMVENDVRQTRALIVATGASANLLGLESERKLLGHGVSTCATCDGFFFRDQQVAIVGGGDSAVEEALFLTKFATKVTLIHRRDKLRASKIMQERIFANPKIEVLWNRRIVEILDPSQGKVTGITTRIDGSSSLETLACDGVFVAIGHSPNTKLFSGQLELDERGYIVTNHGTMTSIPGVFAAGDVQDHIYKQAVTAAGSGCMAALDAERYLENQG; from the coding sequence ATGGGCACTCCAGCGGAAGACGTCATCATTCTTGGTTCAGGCCCGGCGGGCCTGACGGCGGCCCTCTATACTGCTCGAGCCAATCTGCGTCCCCTGGTTATTGAAGGGAACGAGACCGGCGGGCAATTAGTCCTGACGACGCTGGTCGAGAACTACCCGGGATACCCCGATGGACTCATGGGGCCGGATCTGATCTCACGGATGCGACAGCAGGCGGAGCGGTTCGGCGCGAGGTTTGTGAAGGGAGATGTTACAGCCAGCGACCTGAGCAGCAACCCGTTTACCCTGATGGTGGAGAATGACGTACGTCAGACCAGGGCGCTGATCGTCGCGACGGGGGCTTCAGCGAATCTGCTGGGTCTTGAATCGGAACGCAAGCTACTGGGACATGGGGTCTCGACCTGCGCCACGTGCGACGGGTTCTTTTTCAGGGATCAGCAGGTGGCTATTGTCGGTGGGGGCGACTCGGCGGTTGAGGAGGCGCTTTTCCTGACGAAGTTTGCGACGAAGGTGACACTGATCCATCGGCGGGATAAACTTCGGGCGTCGAAGATCATGCAAGAGCGGATCTTCGCGAATCCGAAGATCGAGGTCTTGTGGAACCGAAGGATTGTTGAGATTCTTGACCCGTCGCAAGGGAAGGTGACCGGCATCACAACCCGGATTGATGGTTCGTCCTCATTGGAGACACTCGCCTGTGATGGTGTGTTCGTTGCAATCGGGCATTCCCCCAATACGAAGCTGTTCTCGGGACAGTTGGAGTTGGACGAGCGTGGTTATATTGTCACGAATCATGGGACGATGACCAGCATCCCCGGTGTCTTTGCTGCCGGCGATGTGCAGGACCATATCTATAAACAGGCCGTCACGGCAGCCGGATCGGGGTGTATGGCTGCCCTGGATGCCGAGCGCTATCTGGAAAACCAAGGGTAA
- a CDS encoding 2,3-bisphosphoglycerate-independent phosphoglycerate mutase: MDLTLVKQLAIPSSSKIVLLVADGLGGLPREMDGRSEMEVARLPNLDALATRSLCGLIDMVGPGIIPGSGPGHLALFGYDPFTYQIGRGVLEACGIDLELCSRDVASRGNFCTLDEEGRVVDRRAGRITTETCERLCRRLDQIRIEGVEVIVRPVKEHRFVVVFRGEGLSDALSDSDPLVTGERPLPVQAISSGAERTAELVNQFLDQARGVLKEEKPANMVVLRGFAAPPKLPVLPELLRLRAVAITCYPMYRGLAKLVGMEALPFCADLDDELRALARNYDQYDFFYVHFKGTDRAGEDGDFDAKVAALEELDQRIPQFLALRPDVFIMTGDHSTPAIMKGHSWHPVPFLLWSRWSHSAGVGRFTERECAQGLLGTMRAIDLMPLAMANALRFKKYGA, from the coding sequence ATGGACCTAACACTTGTTAAGCAACTGGCCATTCCCTCATCCTCTAAGATCGTTCTGCTAGTGGCTGATGGGCTAGGGGGCCTGCCGAGAGAGATGGATGGTCGAAGTGAAATGGAGGTGGCCAGGCTCCCCAATCTCGACGCCCTCGCAACTCGCTCCCTTTGCGGTCTCATCGATATGGTAGGCCCAGGGATTATCCCTGGCAGTGGACCGGGGCACCTTGCCCTCTTTGGCTACGATCCTTTTACATATCAAATCGGACGAGGCGTTCTTGAAGCGTGTGGCATCGATCTGGAGCTTTGTTCACGCGATGTGGCAAGTCGGGGTAACTTCTGCACACTCGATGAGGAAGGCAGAGTTGTCGATCGGCGCGCCGGGCGAATTACAACTGAGACCTGCGAGCGCCTGTGTCGTCGACTCGATCAGATCCGAATCGAGGGGGTAGAAGTCATCGTCAGGCCCGTCAAGGAACATCGGTTCGTGGTCGTGTTTCGGGGAGAGGGGCTCTCTGATGCCCTCTCCGATTCCGATCCCCTGGTCACAGGCGAGCGGCCCCTTCCTGTACAGGCTATCAGCTCAGGCGCGGAGCGGACGGCGGAGCTTGTCAATCAATTCCTGGACCAGGCGCGTGGAGTACTGAAGGAAGAGAAACCGGCCAATATGGTCGTACTCAGGGGCTTTGCCGCGCCGCCAAAGCTCCCTGTATTGCCGGAGCTGTTGCGACTTCGAGCAGTAGCGATTACCTGTTATCCGATGTATCGCGGTCTCGCCAAGCTTGTCGGCATGGAGGCGTTACCCTTCTGCGCCGACTTGGATGACGAACTGCGCGCGTTGGCCAGGAACTACGACCAGTATGACTTCTTCTACGTGCATTTCAAAGGGACCGATCGGGCCGGCGAGGACGGCGACTTTGACGCGAAGGTTGCTGCGCTGGAAGAGCTGGATCAGCGAATTCCCCAATTTCTTGCGTTACGTCCCGATGTGTTTATTATGACCGGCGACCATTCGACTCCGGCCATCATGAAAGGCCATAGCTGGCACCCGGTCCCTTTCTTGCTCTGGTCGCGATGGTCTCATTCTGCCGGGGTCGGCAGATTCACCGAAAGAGAGTGCGCTCAGGGACTATTAGGGACGATGCGGGCAATTGATCTTATGCCCCTGGCAATGGCCAACGCTCTGAGATTCAAGAAGTATGGGGCATAG
- the glp gene encoding gephyrin-like molybdotransferase Glp: MAMKPMKALLDLEAGMRIVMDAAQPIERTEQATLLEAVGRVLAEEVCASMDVPPFTRAAMDGYAVKAEDTFGAGNFSPKILELIEVIHAGESARLSVRSGSCIQVATGAPMPGGADAVVMVEDTELDGDKVRVYKPVYPQQHASPMGEDIKAGSLVLQRGMRLDPSKIGVLAALGFQKVTVYQRPLVAVIPSGNEILLAGEVLSPGKIYDINSYTLSALISENGGIPHIFPIMKDTLESAISTIRQALSYDLIVLSGGSSVGERDMMVEAVQRMGEVKFHGIAVKPGKPTLCGIVEGHLLLGMPGYPTSCLTNGYGILAPALRKMARLGRQALASVKAPMARRYTSTIGRHQYLPVRLDGGEVVPVFKESGAITSMADAEGYIEIPANVDLLEKGEVVEVLLF, encoded by the coding sequence ATGGCAATGAAACCGATGAAGGCGCTCCTCGACCTGGAGGCGGGGATGCGAATCGTCATGGACGCGGCCCAGCCGATAGAGCGGACCGAACAGGCGACGCTGCTCGAGGCGGTGGGGCGGGTTCTGGCTGAAGAGGTCTGCGCGTCTATGGATGTGCCGCCGTTTACGCGGGCAGCCATGGACGGGTACGCCGTGAAAGCAGAAGATACGTTCGGCGCCGGGAACTTTTCACCCAAGATCCTGGAGCTGATTGAGGTCATTCACGCCGGGGAGTCCGCCCGCCTCAGCGTCCGGTCGGGGAGCTGCATCCAGGTGGCAACGGGCGCCCCGATGCCCGGTGGCGCCGATGCCGTCGTGATGGTGGAAGATACGGAGCTCGACGGTGACAAGGTACGGGTCTACAAGCCTGTCTATCCGCAACAACACGCATCACCGATGGGTGAGGACATCAAGGCGGGAAGTCTGGTCCTGCAGCGTGGGATGCGTCTGGACCCGAGTAAGATCGGCGTACTGGCGGCCCTCGGGTTCCAAAAGGTTACGGTCTATCAGAGGCCCCTGGTCGCGGTGATTCCTTCCGGCAATGAAATCCTCTTAGCCGGAGAGGTGCTCAGTCCGGGGAAGATCTACGACATCAACTCCTATACCCTCTCTGCGTTGATTAGCGAGAACGGCGGCATTCCGCACATCTTTCCAATCATGAAGGATACATTGGAGTCGGCGATCTCGACGATCCGACAGGCCCTCTCGTATGACCTCATCGTCCTGTCCGGAGGCAGCTCTGTTGGCGAACGGGACATGATGGTCGAGGCGGTGCAGCGGATGGGGGAGGTGAAGTTCCACGGCATCGCCGTCAAGCCTGGCAAACCTACCCTGTGCGGTATTGTGGAAGGCCATCTCTTGCTTGGAATGCCGGGCTATCCCACGTCATGCTTGACCAACGGATACGGGATCCTGGCGCCTGCGCTCCGAAAGATGGCAAGGCTGGGCCGGCAGGCGCTTGCCTCAGTGAAGGCCCCGATGGCCCGTCGATACACCTCGACGATCGGGCGGCATCAATATCTGCCTGTCCGCCTTGATGGCGGGGAGGTGGTCCCTGTTTTCAAAGAATCAGGTGCCATTACCTCGATGGCTGACGCGGAGGGGTATATCGAGATTCCTGCCAATGTGGACCTCCTCGAAAAGGGAGAAGTTGTGGAGGTTCTCCTGTTTTGA
- a CDS encoding molybdopterin-dependent oxidoreductase: MLVAHDLFLTATAKLAHVVLPGLSFYEKEGTFTNVTGRVQRLACQLELPLMEGNTEAVWNELARSVSAYAGITYESVGEFGTPLYGDRPKAED; encoded by the coding sequence CTGCTGGTCGCTCACGATTTATTCTTGACAGCGACGGCAAAGCTGGCGCATGTTGTCCTTCCAGGATTGAGCTTTTACGAAAAGGAGGGGACGTTCACAAATGTTACGGGACGGGTTCAGCGCCTCGCATGTCAACTGGAACTTCCCCTCATGGAAGGGAACACAGAAGCGGTATGGAATGAACTCGCCCGATCGGTGTCGGCATACGCAGGCATAACGTACGAGAGTGTCGGTGAGTTCGGAACGCCGTTGTATGGGGATAGACCGAAGGCTGAAGACTGA
- a CDS encoding NADH-quinone oxidoreductase subunit I: MGRYFTDLFGGSASIARSLWVTLRYLFTPAITVQYPDEHRTQPLRALNRHVLRIDETTGQLKCTACEACARICPTRCIELTGTGKGKNRHPSAFTIDHNLCMYCNLCVEVCPFDAITMWTRIGELSSDARSGLVFDLKALTAERFYPSPTTPERPPAPAPAPEPEKVEAAAAAPTS; the protein is encoded by the coding sequence ATGGGACGCTACTTTACAGATCTTTTCGGCGGCAGCGCGAGCATCGCGCGCTCCCTGTGGGTGACGCTCCGCTACCTCTTTACTCCCGCGATCACCGTCCAGTACCCCGATGAGCATCGGACGCAACCGTTGCGCGCGTTGAACCGCCACGTGCTCAGAATCGATGAGACGACCGGGCAGCTCAAGTGTACCGCCTGCGAGGCGTGCGCCAGGATCTGTCCCACTCGCTGCATCGAGCTTACCGGGACCGGTAAAGGCAAGAACCGCCACCCGTCGGCCTTTACCATCGACCACAACCTTTGCATGTACTGCAACCTCTGCGTCGAGGTGTGCCCCTTCGACGCGATTACGATGTGGACGAGGATCGGTGAACTCAGCTCCGATGCGCGCAGCGGCCTGGTCTTCGATCTGAAGGCCCTGACGGCGGAGCGCTTCTACCCCTCTCCGACGACCCCCGAAAGACCGCCTGCGCCGGCCCCGGCGCCTGAGCCCGAAAAGGTAGAGGCAGCGGCTGCGGCGCCCACTTCTTAA
- a CDS encoding molybdopterin-dependent oxidoreductase, whose amino-acid sequence MVELIVDGRPVQVSAGTSILEAVLQTGREIPHFCYHPKLRVVGSCRMCQVEVQGIPKLVISCATPVADGMEVFTASERVKKARNAVLEFLLLNHPLDCPVCDKGGECPLQNYTLRYGPGESRFIEQKIHRIKHQPIGPFIIFDAERCILCTRCVRFCQNVTGTSELGVFGRGDRSEIGLFPGQSLDNSYSGNVIDLCPVGALTSRDYRFAARPWDLVTQVPSICGLCSAGCNITVDVRHKERGRQMLRIRPRVNNEVNGHWICDEGRFEFHFAGDPGRIERPLVQRDGALLPVNWNEAIGRIADDLARILREKGAEAVGVIASARLTNEEAFLIRQLFGGRLGIPHIDYRVRRSQEPGGDVSEDHLLRRTDKYPNSVGMRALGLLPKTQGMGTREMLHAATEGRLAALLVFEEDLVTALSGELAVAESLKKLELLVAHDLFLTATVKLAHVVLPGLSFYEKEGTFTNVAGRVQRLQPALEPFGHAIPLVEILQRLACQLELPLMEGNTEAVWNELARSVSAYAGITYESVGEFGTPLYGDRPKAED is encoded by the coding sequence TTGGTTGAGCTGATTGTTGATGGAAGGCCGGTGCAGGTTTCCGCCGGGACGTCGATTCTCGAGGCGGTTCTACAGACCGGTCGCGAGATCCCGCATTTCTGCTATCATCCGAAGCTCCGCGTCGTGGGCAGTTGCCGGATGTGCCAGGTGGAGGTGCAGGGAATCCCAAAGCTGGTGATTTCGTGCGCCACCCCCGTTGCGGATGGGATGGAGGTCTTCACGGCTTCCGAACGCGTGAAGAAGGCCAGGAATGCGGTACTCGAGTTTCTGTTGCTGAACCACCCACTCGATTGTCCCGTGTGCGACAAAGGCGGAGAGTGCCCGCTTCAGAACTACACGCTCAGATACGGCCCCGGTGAAAGCCGCTTCATCGAGCAGAAGATCCATCGGATTAAGCACCAGCCGATCGGCCCATTTATCATCTTCGATGCGGAACGGTGCATCCTCTGTACGCGCTGTGTCCGATTTTGCCAGAATGTGACGGGCACCTCAGAGCTGGGCGTGTTCGGCCGTGGCGACCGATCTGAGATCGGCCTCTTCCCTGGTCAGAGCCTGGATAACAGCTACTCGGGAAACGTAATCGACCTCTGTCCGGTAGGGGCACTGACAAGCCGGGACTATCGCTTTGCCGCAAGGCCATGGGATCTGGTCACACAGGTTCCGTCGATATGCGGGTTGTGCAGCGCCGGGTGCAACATTACGGTGGATGTTCGGCATAAGGAGCGGGGCCGGCAGATGCTCCGCATCCGCCCCAGAGTGAACAATGAGGTCAACGGACATTGGATCTGTGACGAAGGCCGATTCGAGTTTCATTTTGCTGGAGACCCGGGACGGATCGAGAGGCCATTGGTGCAACGAGATGGTGCGTTGCTGCCGGTGAATTGGAACGAGGCGATCGGTCGTATTGCCGACGACCTCGCCAGAATTCTCCGGGAGAAGGGAGCCGAGGCCGTTGGCGTGATCGCATCAGCACGGCTGACCAACGAGGAGGCGTTCCTCATTCGACAACTGTTTGGAGGCAGACTTGGCATTCCACACATAGATTACCGGGTGAGGCGATCTCAGGAGCCTGGGGGCGATGTGTCGGAAGATCACCTGCTTCGGCGGACCGATAAGTATCCCAACTCGGTCGGGATGCGCGCCCTGGGACTGCTTCCCAAGACCCAAGGGATGGGGACCAGAGAGATGCTCCACGCTGCAACCGAAGGTCGGTTGGCCGCCTTGCTCGTCTTTGAGGAGGATCTGGTGACTGCGCTGTCCGGGGAACTCGCCGTTGCAGAGTCGCTCAAGAAGCTGGAACTGCTGGTCGCTCACGATTTATTCTTGACAGCGACGGTAAAGCTGGCGCATGTTGTCCTTCCAGGATTGAGCTTTTACGAAAAAGAAGGGACGTTCACAAATGTCGCGGGACGGGTTCAGCGCCTTCAGCCGGCGCTGGAACCATTTGGTCACGCGATTCCGCTTGTCGAGATCCTCCAGCGCCTCGCATGTCAACTGGAACTTCCCCTCATGGAAGGGAACACAGAAGCGGTATGGAATGAACTCGCCCGATCGGTGTCGGCATACGCAGGCATAACGTACGAGAGTGTCGGTGAGTTCGGAACGCCGTTGTATGGGGATAGACCGAAGGCTGAAGACTGA
- a CDS encoding iron-sulfur cluster assembly accessory protein encodes MVTLTESAATKVAHLLETQATPDEGLRVRVVGSGCSGLSYQMEFDQPQAADKVFETNGVKVLVDPQSYIYLDGSEIDYIESLQGAGFSLKNPNPKANCGC; translated from the coding sequence ATGGTTACCCTGACCGAGTCGGCTGCAACGAAAGTGGCTCATCTGCTCGAGACGCAAGCGACGCCTGACGAAGGTCTGCGCGTTCGCGTCGTCGGAAGTGGCTGCTCAGGTCTCTCTTACCAGATGGAGTTCGACCAACCTCAAGCAGCCGACAAAGTCTTCGAGACAAACGGTGTCAAGGTCCTAGTGGATCCACAGAGCTATATCTACCTGGACGGCTCCGAGATCGATTATATCGAGAGCCTCCAGGGGGCGGGCTTCAGTTTGAAGAACCCCAACCCAAAGGCGAACTGCGGCTGCTGA
- a CDS encoding IscS subfamily cysteine desulfurase: MTLPIYMDHLATTPVVPEVFEAMRPYFCERFGNPASRSHPFGWVAEEAVEHARAQVAQVLGCKAAEIVWTSGATEANNLALKGVAAAYREKGRHLITSRIEHHAVLDTCKRLEQEGCQVTYLPVDGTGRVDPADVEGAIRKDTVLISIMAANNEIGTLQPIAEIGRIAKRHGVLFHTDAAQYVGKLPLSVDDWQVDLLSASAHKCYGPKGVGALYVRMTKPRVKLVPQMDGGGHEKGRRSGTLNVPGCVGFGAACALAERELQTEPARLVALRERLRNNLWSGLDYLHLNGHPTERLPGNLNVSFEFVEGESLLMALKGIAVSSGSACTSATLEPSYVLMALGLNAELAHASIRFGLGRSNTEEEVDYVAARVIESAARLRALSPLYEMALEGIDVKGTQWSLRAC; the protein is encoded by the coding sequence GTGACCCTTCCCATCTATATGGATCATCTGGCAACGACACCTGTCGTCCCAGAGGTGTTCGAGGCAATGCGTCCTTACTTCTGCGAGCGGTTCGGTAACCCGGCCTCTCGTAGCCACCCTTTTGGCTGGGTGGCCGAGGAGGCAGTGGAGCACGCTCGCGCACAGGTCGCGCAGGTACTTGGCTGTAAGGCGGCTGAGATCGTCTGGACGAGCGGCGCCACGGAGGCGAACAACCTGGCTCTCAAAGGGGTGGCCGCCGCCTACCGGGAGAAGGGCCGGCATCTCATTACTTCTCGGATCGAGCATCACGCTGTCCTCGATACCTGCAAGCGACTGGAGCAAGAGGGCTGTCAGGTCACCTACCTCCCCGTAGACGGAACAGGACGCGTCGATCCTGCCGACGTGGAAGGGGCGATCAGGAAGGACACAGTTCTCATTTCTATCATGGCGGCGAACAACGAAATTGGGACGCTACAACCGATTGCTGAGATTGGCCGGATTGCTAAGCGCCACGGCGTATTGTTTCATACCGACGCTGCCCAGTATGTGGGCAAGCTTCCGCTCTCGGTGGATGACTGGCAGGTCGATCTCCTTTCAGCGTCGGCACATAAATGTTATGGTCCCAAGGGAGTGGGCGCGCTCTATGTGCGGATGACCAAGCCTCGCGTCAAGCTGGTCCCCCAGATGGATGGGGGCGGCCACGAGAAGGGCCGCCGCTCCGGGACGCTCAATGTTCCTGGGTGCGTCGGTTTCGGCGCGGCCTGCGCCCTCGCCGAGCGCGAGCTTCAGACCGAGCCCGCGCGGCTCGTTGCGCTTCGCGAGCGCTTACGGAATAACCTCTGGTCAGGGCTTGATTACCTGCACCTCAACGGTCATCCGACCGAGCGTCTTCCCGGCAATCTGAATGTCTCTTTTGAGTTTGTCGAGGGAGAGTCGCTGCTCATGGCACTCAAGGGGATAGCCGTCTCCTCAGGTTCTGCCTGCACCAGCGCGACGCTTGAGCCCTCGTACGTCCTAATGGCGCTTGGCCTGAACGCAGAGCTGGCGCATGCCAGCATCCGTTTCGGCCTCGGCCGGTCGAATACCGAGGAAGAGGTGGACTATGTCGCTGCCCGGGTGATAGAGAGCGCGGCTCGTCTGCGGGCGCTTTCACCCTTGTACGAGATGGCCCTTGAGGGGATCGACGTAAAAGGTACGCAATGGAGTCTCCGCGCATGCTAG
- a CDS encoding NADH-quinone oxidoreductase subunit B family protein has translation MGLFDNRQVDPNVVTTTVEWLFNWARKSSPWPMTFGLACCAIEMMATGASRFDLDRLGAGVFRPSPRQSDVMIVAGTVTEKMAPRIKTLYEQMPDPKWVIAMGACAISGGPFYYDTYHVVKGVDLLVPVDVYVPGCPPTPEALIFGILTLQEQITRGERSKPGGRPTLPEPLVAA, from the coding sequence ATGGGATTGTTCGATAACAGACAAGTCGACCCGAACGTCGTGACGACGACGGTCGAGTGGCTCTTCAACTGGGCCCGTAAATCCTCTCCTTGGCCGATGACCTTCGGCTTGGCATGCTGCGCGATCGAGATGATGGCCACCGGCGCTTCCCGCTTCGATCTTGACCGTTTGGGGGCGGGGGTCTTTCGCCCATCGCCGCGCCAGTCCGATGTCATGATCGTAGCCGGGACCGTTACCGAGAAGATGGCTCCTCGGATTAAGACGCTCTATGAGCAGATGCCCGACCCCAAGTGGGTGATCGCTATGGGCGCCTGCGCCATCTCCGGCGGCCCCTTCTACTATGACACCTATCACGTCGTCAAGGGGGTAGACCTGCTCGTTCCGGTCGACGTCTACGTCCCCGGCTGTCCCCCTACCCCTGAGGCGCTCATCTTCGGTATCCTCACCCTCCAGGAGCAGATCACCCGTGGCGAGCGCAGTAAACCGGGTGGCCGGCCGACCTTGCCGGAGCCCCTGGTGGCTGCCTGA